A stretch of DNA from Nitrospirota bacterium:
TGTAGAACACTATTTCTTAGGCGCATGGATTGCGGAGCCATGCACATCTTCTGCGGCCTCCATTAATCCCTCTGAAAGTGTTGGATGAGCATGGATGGCGTGAGCGAGTTCTTTTGCTTTAATGCCTGCTTCAATGGCAAGGGATGCTTCATGTATAAGGTCAGCGGCATGAGGCCCGATTATGTGTGCACCGAGGATTTTATCTGTTGTCCTATCTGCAACTATCTTTACAAAACCTGATATTTCTCCCATTGCATGAGCCTTGCCAAGTCCCCTGAATTGAAAATGTCCAGTCCTGACCTCTATCCCCTTCTCGATTGCCTGATGTTCCCGCAATCCTACAGATGCGATCTCAGGAGTTGTGAATATGGCAGCCGGCACAACAGAATAGTCCATGCTCGCATCCCTGCCGCAGGCGTTTAAGGCAGCCACGATACCTTCTTTTGAGGCAACATGGGCAAGGAGAATCCCTCCAACCACATCACCTGCAGCATAGATTCCCTCGATATTCGTCTCCATCCTCTCGTTTACAAGGACTTCCCCTTTTGGACCCTTTTTAATCCCTACGGCCTCAAGGCCTATACCATCACTATTCAATGCCCTTCCTATGGATACCAGGACCTTTTTTGCTACAAGTTCATTTCCATCAGAAAGGAAGGCATGGATTCCATCCTCTTTACCTTCGACCCTCTCAACACTCACTCCAGTCATCAGCTTTATTTTTTTCTTCTTAAGCTCTTTTTCAAGAAGCTCTGATATCTCTACATCCTCTGTTGAAACAGCTCTCGGAAGCATCTCAACAATAGTCACCTCTGTTCCAAACTCTCTGAATATGCATGCAAACTCGCAACCTATGACACCAGCACCTATTATTATGAGACTCTTCGGAATCTCTTTTATGTTTAATGCATCATCGCTTGAAAATATCCTCTCTCCGTCAAAAGGGAAGAGTGGAAACTGGGCAGGTTTTGAACCCGTGGCAATGATAATTTTATCTGTCTCTACAATAAGCCTTGTGCCATTTCT
This window harbors:
- the lpdA gene encoding dihydrolipoyl dehydrogenase; the protein is MRIAIVGAGPGGYVAAIKAAQLGAQVTVVEDTEVGGTCLNRGCIPTKALVASAEAFHKAKSLEDYGLELTGEVLPNLSKIMERKNKIVSTQVKGIRALFKSWGVNLLEGKGIILSPERIEVQKRNGTRLIVETDKIIIATGSKPAQFPLFPFDGERIFSSDDALNIKEIPKSLIIIGAGVIGCEFACIFREFGTEVTIVEMLPRAVSTEDVEISELLEKELKKKKIKLMTGVSVERVEGKEDGIHAFLSDGNELVAKKVLVSIGRALNSDGIGLEAVGIKKGPKGEVLVNERMETNIEGIYAAGDVVGGILLAHVASKEGIVAALNACGRDASMDYSVVPAAIFTTPEIASVGLREHQAIEKGIEVRTGHFQFRGLGKAHAMGEISGFVKIVADRTTDKILGAHIIGPHAADLIHEASLAIEAGIKAKELAHAIHAHPTLSEGLMEAAEDVHGSAIHAPKK